A region of the Geomonas subterranea genome:
AAGGAGCCCTGCCTCGGCCAGCTCCTGGAGACCTACGAGACCTACCGTTCCCCGGTGCTCGCCCTGGAGCAGGTCCCCATCGAGAGCATTTCCTCCTATGGCTGCGTCAAGGCGAATCACCTGGCCAAGCGCGCTTTCGAGGTGCTGGACCTGGTGGAGAAACCGCCGGTCGCGGAGGCTCCCTCGGACCTGGCCATCATCGGCCGCTACATCCTTACTCCCGGCATCTTCCCGATCCTTGAGAATCAGGAGCCGGGCAAGGGGGGGGAGATCCAGCTGACGGATGCCATCAAGACGCTCTCGCGCCAGGAGCCGATCTACGGCTGCCGCTTCGACGGCGTGCGCCACGACTGCGGCGACAAACTGGGCTTTTTGAAGGCGACGGTGGATATGGCGCTCAAGCGCGATGAGTTCAACGGGGATTTCGAGGCGTTTTTGAGGCAGCGGCTGGGCTGCTAGTTCCAACCGTTTTCTTCAGGCGGCGGCTTGGCTGTCAGCGGAGACGGCCGCTGCCGCTGCCGTAGTGGAAGAAGGCGATAAGCTTGAAGTTTTCTCCGCTGTACCCCTTGGGGAAGGAGCCGATCGGCCCCAGGGCGTTCAGGGTGCGCAGCACCTCGTCGTCGAGGATCTTGCTCCCCGAGCTGTCCAGCATGTCGACCCGGACTATCTCGCCCTTGCGGTTGAAGGTGATGCGGACCGGCG
Encoded here:
- the galU gene encoding UTP--glucose-1-phosphate uridylyltransferase GalU gives rise to the protein MRVKKAVFPVAGLGTRFLPATKSTPKEMLPLIDKPLVQYVVEEAVASGIEQILFVTGRGKRAIEDHFDISFELETLLYEKGKDHELQQVREIAEMANIFFVRQKEALGLGHAILCAKDFVGDEPFAVLLGDDIIDAKEPCLGQLLETYETYRSPVLALEQVPIESISSYGCVKANHLAKRAFEVLDLVEKPPVAEAPSDLAIIGRYILTPGIFPILENQEPGKGGEIQLTDAIKTLSRQEPIYGCRFDGVRHDCGDKLGFLKATVDMALKRDEFNGDFEAFLRQRLGC